The following are encoded together in the Pseudidiomarina andamanensis genome:
- the fdx gene encoding ISC system 2Fe-2S type ferredoxin codes for MPKIIFLPHEELCPEGAALDAAEGESVLDVALRNGIGIEHACEKVCACTTCHVYIREGMDSLNEIEENEDDMLDKAWGLDPDSRLSCQARVDGEDLVVEIPKYSINHAKENH; via the coding sequence ATGCCGAAAATTATTTTTTTACCGCACGAAGAATTATGTCCTGAAGGCGCTGCGCTCGACGCCGCTGAAGGTGAAAGCGTACTAGACGTTGCTTTACGCAACGGCATCGGCATTGAACATGCCTGCGAAAAAGTGTGCGCCTGCACCACTTGCCACGTGTACATCCGCGAAGGCATGGATTCGTTGAACGAAATTGAAGAAAACGAAGACGATATGCTCGACAAAGCCTGGGGCCTTGACCCTGATTCACGTCTGAGCTGCCAAGCGCGCGTAGATGGCGAAGATCTCGTTGTTGAAATACCGAAGTACAGCATTAACCACGCCAAAGAAAACCATTAA
- a CDS encoding helix-turn-helix domain-containing protein — MNSELFLQAVGELIKKHRTQTMDQEEFAKRLGCGVNTVYRMENGQGVNAMTLVSALELLGLLGEFTDVVDEQLARVADAPERKRRKPVEDFSNDF, encoded by the coding sequence ATGAATTCCGAGCTATTCCTGCAAGCAGTCGGCGAACTGATCAAAAAGCACCGCACACAAACCATGGACCAAGAAGAGTTCGCGAAGCGTTTGGGCTGTGGTGTGAATACCGTGTACCGTATGGAAAACGGGCAGGGCGTGAATGCAATGACTCTTGTTTCGGCTCTTGAACTCCTCGGTTTATTGGGGGAGTTTACAGACGTCGTTGATGAGCAGCTTGCGCGCGTGGCCGACGCACCAGAGCGCAAGCGCCGTAAACCGGTTGAGGATTTCTCCAATGATTTCTGA